The following are from one region of the Leptospira terpstrae serovar Hualin str. LT 11-33 = ATCC 700639 genome:
- a CDS encoding DUF4870 domain-containing protein, with protein sequence MTEAQLEQTEQNPDEKKWARRAHLSTILTYPMALLPFPFFISSLGAMVYPFVMWLSRNKSSYSAKQSLEAIYLQALLSLGFFGFGTKFGDDRVLLVFSYVLMAFLHVIFLGIAIYRTTIGKAHHYPFSFFPLLFSSNQTKENWNELKKKFEDKVEFTEYKSQMERLDGFRVLTEKESKTLLDSTLQGLSTEYLHSLSDLRVRLAEDPLSYRKAKQFLNYFPETVSKILSQYNKLNTDVGSAEAEKRKTELNSLLSEVIKTTEQVRNKLKADETLNLDVEITAMKKNIEFGGY encoded by the coding sequence ATGACCGAAGCGCAATTAGAACAAACGGAACAAAATCCAGATGAAAAGAAATGGGCAAGACGTGCCCATCTCTCTACAATCCTAACTTATCCAATGGCTTTATTGCCTTTTCCTTTTTTTATCTCTTCACTGGGAGCTATGGTTTATCCATTTGTTATGTGGCTCTCAAGAAATAAATCTTCTTATTCCGCCAAACAGTCGCTAGAGGCAATATACCTTCAGGCATTGTTGTCACTTGGTTTTTTTGGCTTTGGAACTAAATTTGGCGATGATCGAGTTTTACTTGTATTCTCTTACGTGTTAATGGCATTTCTTCATGTTATTTTTTTAGGAATTGCGATCTACAGAACCACCATAGGAAAAGCCCATCACTATCCGTTCAGTTTTTTCCCTCTTCTTTTTTCATCCAACCAAACCAAAGAGAATTGGAATGAATTAAAGAAAAAATTTGAAGATAAAGTCGAATTTACCGAATACAAATCTCAAATGGAACGTTTGGATGGATTTCGAGTTTTGACAGAAAAAGAATCCAAAACACTTCTGGATTCTACACTTCAAGGATTGAGTACTGAATACTTACATTCCCTATCTGATTTGCGTGTTCGCCTTGCAGAAGATCCGTTGTCTTACCGAAAGGCAAAACAATTTCTGAATTACTTTCCTGAAACTGTATCAAAGATACTTAGTCAGTACAATAAACTAAATACTGATGTTGGATCAGCGGAAGCAGAAAAAAGAAAAACAGAATTGAATTCATTACTCAGTGAAGTAATCAAAACAACGGAACAAGTAAGAAATAAACTGAAAGCAGATGAAACCCTGAATTTAGATGTTGAGATCACCGCTATGAAGAAAAACATCGAATTTGGTGGGTATTGA
- a CDS encoding inositol monophosphatase family protein translates to MQSELLDRSYHFLNFLPNVADFLVQKHKESGLKVDEKGLYNLVTEADLKAESMILDEIQKNYPKDGILSEERGKIEGKSGYTWVVDPLDGTTNYTHGLPLYGISVGVVETETMTPLIGMVFFPELNTYYHAIKGQGAFREKTPIQVSKTSSLKDSLFVTGFPYDRNLSLDTLMQYYKSILQKSRGIRRTGAATLDLCWLAEGKFEGYYELGLKPWDMAAAGLIVLEAKGKITSMDGNDFSILIPSLLATNGLVHDYLLAEFEGQINRVAY, encoded by the coding sequence ATGCAATCTGAGTTACTTGATAGATCTTATCATTTTTTAAATTTCCTTCCGAATGTGGCGGACTTCCTTGTTCAAAAACACAAAGAATCGGGACTGAAGGTAGATGAAAAAGGTTTGTACAATCTGGTGACAGAAGCTGACTTAAAAGCAGAGTCCATGATTTTGGATGAAATCCAAAAAAACTATCCAAAGGATGGAATCCTTTCAGAAGAACGTGGAAAGATTGAAGGTAAGTCAGGTTACACTTGGGTAGTGGATCCTTTGGATGGAACTACAAATTATACGCACGGACTACCCTTATACGGTATTTCTGTAGGTGTGGTGGAAACAGAAACTATGACTCCTCTCATCGGAATGGTTTTTTTTCCAGAGTTAAATACCTACTATCATGCGATCAAAGGGCAAGGGGCTTTTCGCGAAAAAACACCCATACAAGTTTCCAAAACAAGTTCTCTTAAGGATTCTCTTTTTGTAACAGGATTTCCCTATGATCGAAATCTTTCATTAGATACTTTGATGCAGTATTATAAATCCATTTTGCAGAAGTCCCGTGGTATCCGTAGAACCGGAGCCGCTACACTCGATTTATGTTGGTTAGCTGAAGGGAAGTTTGAAGGATATTACGAACTTGGATTAAAACCTTGGGATATGGCTGCTGCTGGTTTGATTGTTCTTGAAGCTAAAGGCAAAATTACATCTATGGATGGTAACGATTTTTCTATTTTGATTCCTAGTTTATTGGCGACCAATGGCCTTGTTCATGATTATTTGTTAGCTGAATTTGAAGGTCAAATCAATCGAGTAGCATACTAA
- a CDS encoding glycosyltransferase family 4 protein, giving the protein MAKILMITARFLEHASGGAEKLAYDYASILSESNDVTVCTSCAKDYVSWKNEFSKGETKENSIRILRFSVSQTRNIVRMNRILNQCLEKGDSVSDKEQFEFLKEQGPFCPDLVNYVTKEQHNYDIAILIGYLYYPVVTSIPNLKIPFVIVPTFHDEPPFRLPLYRKTYSSHYVYSFNATEEISVYEAYTNQKTNSYFLIGTYINDTITEANSSDLNSNQLITIGRIEPAKGYPELFEYFQNWKVFSNRTDITVKCLGSISSMETPKEPLITFTGFVSEEEKISEIQKSFLLLNPSAFESFSISIMEAWIQKKAVLVNAKSTVMKGHCLRSQGGLYYSDSLSFQKTLDFLLENREIATRLGQNGREYVLANFSKEVIRKKLNQMVSMLLD; this is encoded by the coding sequence ATGGCAAAAATTTTAATGATCACAGCACGTTTTTTAGAACATGCTTCTGGTGGTGCTGAAAAATTAGCTTATGATTACGCGTCAATCCTATCGGAATCCAATGATGTTACAGTCTGTACTTCTTGTGCCAAAGATTATGTAAGTTGGAAAAATGAATTTTCCAAAGGAGAAACAAAGGAGAATTCCATTCGGATCCTCCGTTTTTCAGTATCGCAAACACGAAATATTGTAAGGATGAATCGCATTCTAAACCAATGTTTAGAAAAAGGAGATTCAGTTTCCGATAAAGAACAGTTCGAATTTTTAAAAGAACAAGGACCGTTTTGTCCTGACTTGGTAAATTACGTCACCAAAGAACAACATAATTATGATATTGCGATTCTTATTGGATATCTATATTATCCAGTCGTCACCAGTATTCCAAATTTGAAAATTCCCTTTGTCATTGTACCAACATTCCATGACGAACCGCCGTTTCGTCTACCTTTATACAGAAAAACTTATTCCAGCCATTATGTTTATAGCTTCAATGCAACTGAGGAAATCTCTGTATATGAGGCTTATACAAATCAAAAAACTAATTCTTATTTTTTGATTGGAACTTATATCAATGATACAATCACCGAAGCAAATTCATCAGATTTGAATTCAAATCAATTGATCACCATTGGCCGAATTGAACCCGCAAAAGGATATCCTGAACTTTTTGAATACTTTCAGAATTGGAAGGTATTTTCAAATCGAACAGACATTACTGTCAAATGTTTGGGCTCCATCTCCTCCATGGAAACTCCGAAGGAACCTTTGATTACATTTACTGGTTTTGTCAGTGAAGAAGAAAAAATATCTGAAATCCAAAAATCATTTCTACTACTCAATCCATCGGCGTTTGAGAGTTTTTCTATTTCGATAATGGAAGCTTGGATTCAAAAAAAAGCGGTGCTCGTAAACGCAAAATCCACTGTGATGAAAGGACATTGTTTACGAAGCCAAGGTGGACTATATTATTCGGATTCTCTTTCCTTCCAAAAAACCTTGGATTTTCTATTAGAAAATCGAGAAATTGCCACAAGGCTTGGGCAGAATGGACGTGAATATGTATTGGCTAACTTTAGTAAAGAAGTGATTCGTAAAAAACTAAACCAAATGGTTAGTATGCTACTCGATTGA
- a CDS encoding glycosyltransferase family 4 protein — MNIHQFSAGFQLGDAISQEMLEIKRLLSKEGYNGKIFAENVFSYDRKYAEKLAKAKIKPNDVLVYHHSIHSEVLDFILKFPNRKILIYHNVTPEDFFTNYDLKFSYLLRKGREDLEIIRDTFHHSFAVSHFNLSELREIGFEHARLLPLHLNFLKWKDVPRDLKLKSFENPSFLFVGRIAPNKRQDDLIRFARTWKSKMGNQFSLRMLGFCNPNQQSYLDELNFMIHHLDLTKEVKIISYVDETMLKKIYSESNMFLSMSEHEGFCVPLMEAMYFHLPVVAFAAGAIPETLNQSGILFESKDFDSLVPLVDSIFKKTDLRNSVIGSQNIRLDEYLQSTSILPLLEVMRD, encoded by the coding sequence ATGAACATACATCAATTTTCCGCAGGATTCCAGTTAGGTGACGCAATCTCCCAAGAGATGTTGGAGATAAAACGTTTGTTGTCAAAGGAAGGATATAATGGGAAAATATTTGCAGAAAATGTATTTTCTTATGATCGGAAATACGCAGAAAAACTTGCGAAAGCAAAAATCAAACCTAATGATGTCCTCGTATATCACCATTCGATTCATAGTGAAGTATTAGATTTTATTTTAAAATTTCCAAATCGTAAAATTCTTATTTATCACAATGTTACACCTGAAGATTTTTTTACCAATTATGACCTGAAATTTTCTTATTTACTTCGGAAAGGCAGAGAAGATTTGGAAATCATTCGTGATACATTTCATCATTCATTTGCTGTTTCTCATTTTAACCTAAGCGAGTTACGAGAAATTGGATTTGAACATGCAAGGTTACTTCCTCTACATCTAAATTTTCTAAAATGGAAAGATGTTCCAAGAGATCTCAAATTGAAATCATTTGAAAATCCTTCTTTTTTGTTTGTAGGCCGTATTGCTCCTAACAAACGTCAAGATGATTTAATCCGTTTTGCGAGGACATGGAAATCCAAAATGGGAAATCAATTTTCTTTGCGAATGCTTGGTTTCTGTAATCCAAACCAACAATCTTACTTGGATGAACTCAATTTTATGATTCATCACTTAGATCTTACAAAAGAAGTTAAGATTATTTCTTATGTTGATGAGACTATGTTAAAAAAGATTTACTCTGAAAGTAATATGTTTTTATCGATGAGTGAACATGAGGGATTTTGTGTTCCCTTAATGGAAGCGATGTATTTCCATCTGCCAGTGGTTGCATTTGCTGCAGGAGCAATTCCTGAAACTTTAAATCAATCAGGAATACTTTTTGAATCGAAAGATTTTGATTCCCTTGTTCCACTCGTAGATTCCATTTTCAAAAAAACTGATCTACGAAATTCAGTCATTGGTTCTCAGAATATTAGGTTAGATGAATATTTGCAATCCACTAGTATCCTTCCTCTACTCGAAGTAATGAGAGATTAG
- a CDS encoding glycosyltransferase family 4 protein, giving the protein MNVFQHLDELKDSDGVGNDAIGLANVFTSLGYQSHFVTRLPRKGKPLNSKFHLVSSFQHPTTSNDIHILHYGGAGYPYSIFQNLPGRKILRFHNITPAQFYKNTTTPDIYSAMEKFESLSYLEIASLSIFCDSIWCDSEYNFQTISEYQFKNPYVIPICKSYETNSEIESPTRNQSLVFVGRYSPQKKWEDFIELFSFWIKEFPDAKCLCIGSVIGAFDGYFDRLTKTVERFGLEGKVHFLTGKTDLEVISFLKESGAFVSMSEHEGFCLPILEAFGSGIPVFAYSAGAVPGTMKGAGVIFQSKDYLSIVHQIRENLFQIEKRTSLIHDQYRVLESYNQFPFQEVISGILESGIQ; this is encoded by the coding sequence ATGAATGTTTTCCAACATTTAGATGAACTAAAAGATTCTGATGGTGTTGGAAATGATGCAATTGGACTTGCAAATGTTTTTACATCCCTTGGTTACCAATCACATTTTGTGACTCGATTGCCAAGAAAAGGAAAACCATTAAATAGTAAGTTTCATCTTGTAAGTTCTTTTCAGCACCCTACTACTTCGAATGACATTCACATTTTGCACTATGGTGGGGCAGGATATCCTTATTCTATTTTTCAAAATTTACCTGGTCGTAAAATTCTAAGATTTCACAACATAACACCCGCTCAATTTTACAAAAATACTACCACTCCGGATATATATTCAGCAATGGAAAAATTTGAATCTTTATCTTATTTAGAAATAGCTAGTTTATCCATATTTTGTGATTCTATTTGGTGCGATTCAGAATACAACTTCCAAACAATTTCTGAATACCAATTTAAAAATCCTTATGTCATTCCTATTTGCAAATCTTATGAAACCAATTCTGAAATTGAATCTCCAACTCGAAATCAATCCTTGGTTTTTGTGGGTCGTTATTCGCCGCAGAAAAAATGGGAAGATTTCATTGAACTTTTCTCTTTTTGGATCAAGGAATTTCCAGACGCTAAATGTTTGTGTATTGGTTCTGTCATTGGTGCGTTCGATGGTTATTTTGATAGACTGACAAAAACAGTAGAGAGATTTGGATTGGAAGGAAAGGTCCATTTTTTAACAGGCAAAACTGATTTAGAAGTAATTTCATTTTTGAAAGAGTCTGGTGCCTTTGTTTCCATGAGCGAACATGAAGGTTTTTGTTTGCCGATTCTAGAAGCATTTGGTTCTGGAATTCCCGTCTTTGCTTATTCGGCAGGTGCAGTTCCAGGAACCATGAAGGGAGCAGGAGTAATTTTCCAATCAAAAGATTATTTATCTATTGTACACCAAATCCGAGAGAATTTGTTCCAAATAGAAAAACGAACTTCCCTGATTCATGACCAATACAGAGTATTGGAATCTTATAACCAATTTCCTTTTCAAGAAGTAATTTCTGGTATTCTCGAATCTGGTATCCAATGA
- a CDS encoding LIC_10202 family protein produces the protein MEDKKKFNPSPFVEVRDPQLNVSELIQGIESKIPLDPGQTPNWRELTKISYKPESPQGFRKFDPAGTAHLFEKGISSPKFSNPKFWFIRGPIKYLVNRLISVYGLIDKKLSENRIRAFFSVLHELVRLGKRIEQIESRFDGFYRDHLLQESSHELPNFGWATNSYFTDAGSNPTWKLALEDFSKTNEITVLFPEWGDILKQLSIMKIPFRCVTSHESEFQFIQRKITSTVQFEKKIFPLKQILKNPTDVLVYLPLNRFPSFWIERIFAEISNSLSNGKNLYFSVSIKPNFSNRPFRDLQVSEINLDQLPSYLETLGFKQVRDLSATEDTKVYRYTKLDT, from the coding sequence GTGGAAGACAAAAAGAAATTCAATCCCTCCCCCTTTGTCGAAGTCAGAGACCCACAGTTAAATGTATCAGAATTGATCCAGGGAATCGAATCAAAGATTCCACTCGATCCAGGACAAACGCCCAATTGGCGCGAGCTCACAAAAATCAGTTACAAACCCGAATCCCCACAAGGTTTTCGAAAATTTGATCCTGCGGGCACTGCACATCTCTTTGAAAAAGGCATTTCCAGCCCTAAATTTTCAAATCCAAAATTCTGGTTTATCCGGGGACCAATTAAATACCTCGTCAATCGCCTAATCTCTGTTTATGGACTAATCGATAAAAAACTTTCCGAGAATCGAATTCGTGCTTTTTTTTCTGTTTTGCACGAGTTGGTTCGTTTGGGAAAACGAATAGAACAAATCGAAAGTCGGTTTGATGGATTTTATCGTGACCATTTGTTGCAAGAGTCTTCTCATGAATTGCCTAACTTTGGTTGGGCGACGAATTCATATTTTACCGATGCAGGATCAAATCCAACTTGGAAACTTGCATTAGAGGATTTTTCTAAAACCAACGAAATCACCGTATTGTTCCCAGAATGGGGAGACATTTTAAAACAACTTTCTATCATGAAAATTCCATTTCGTTGTGTTACATCACATGAAAGTGAATTTCAATTCATTCAGCGTAAAATCACATCAACAGTTCAATTTGAAAAAAAAATATTCCCATTAAAACAAATTCTAAAGAATCCAACGGATGTTTTAGTTTATTTGCCTCTCAACCGTTTTCCTTCTTTTTGGATTGAGAGGATATTTGCTGAAATTTCAAATTCACTTTCCAATGGGAAAAATTTATACTTTTCAGTATCCATCAAACCCAATTTTTCTAACCGCCCATTCCGCGATCTGCAAGTTTCTGAAATTAATTTGGACCAACTTCCCAGCTATTTAGAAACTCTTGGTTTTAAACAAGTTCGAGATCTTTCTGCTACGGAAGATACGAAAGTATACAGATATACAAAACTCGATACATGA
- a CDS encoding GDP-mannose 4,6-dehydratase: protein MKKKQTLVTGASGFVGSYLLPALESVGEYQIHCFQGDIRDRKAVVKNLEEVQPDILIHLAAQAFVPIAIENPWETEEINVGGTLNLIEFLHRIQKPCKMLYVSSADVYGKQNLSLLPLKETLLPNPVNPYAGSKLAAESYCRQYAEYSPFVSVVIARPFNHIGIGQRKEFVIPNFCTQIIEAKYSGKSSIAVGDLAPTRDFSHVEDIISGYLTLIEKGESGEIYNICSGEERSIRFMVEELVKISGHDIKFEVDAGRVRASETSKVYGDNSKLKTLGWKNKHSLSETLQQIYNHLESEFLKSKQTD from the coding sequence ATGAAAAAAAAACAAACTTTAGTCACCGGAGCCAGCGGATTTGTCGGAAGTTATCTACTTCCTGCTCTTGAATCGGTTGGCGAGTATCAAATCCATTGTTTTCAAGGTGACATTCGCGACCGAAAGGCCGTAGTGAAAAATCTAGAAGAAGTCCAACCGGATATTCTCATCCATTTGGCAGCCCAAGCATTTGTTCCTATTGCGATCGAAAATCCATGGGAAACGGAAGAAATCAATGTCGGCGGTACTTTGAATCTGATAGAATTCTTACACAGAATTCAAAAGCCATGCAAAATGTTGTATGTCTCTTCCGCTGATGTCTACGGGAAACAAAACTTATCTCTCCTTCCATTAAAAGAGACTCTTTTGCCAAACCCAGTGAATCCCTACGCGGGCAGTAAATTAGCAGCAGAATCTTATTGTCGTCAATATGCGGAATATAGTCCTTTTGTTTCCGTTGTCATTGCTCGTCCTTTCAACCACATCGGGATAGGCCAAAGGAAAGAATTTGTGATTCCCAACTTCTGTACCCAAATTATCGAAGCCAAGTATTCTGGAAAATCTTCGATTGCCGTTGGAGACTTAGCGCCGACACGAGATTTTTCTCATGTAGAAGATATTATCAGTGGTTATCTAACCTTAATTGAAAAGGGTGAGTCTGGTGAAATTTATAATATCTGTTCAGGTGAAGAACGAAGTATCCGCTTTATGGTGGAAGAATTAGTAAAAATTTCAGGTCATGATATCAAATTCGAAGTGGATGCCGGACGAGTGAGGGCGTCCGAAACATCCAAAGTTTATGGCGATAATTCTAAATTAAAAACGCTTGGTTGGAAAAACAAACATAGTTTAAGCGAAACTTTACAACAGATTTACAATCATTTAGAATCAGAATTTTTAAAATCCAAACAAACAGATTGA
- a CDS encoding M48 family metallopeptidase, which yields MFQNQTFTSRYFDGVSAVPEEGTVLVHGQTIDFSSAETAHKLNVSQFAEFTLTHKGCKLVLRPDESKESPVLEIICSKSDAKQFESLWIQSKKNQSHAHAFFYSIREMNPIVLGGLSIVIVAIIGFFYFKGLELVTNLIPVSMDKSLGESVQMKMDAQFQECNTKATDRFFSEALKKIVPKGSPHQFKVSVIGSTIPNAFALSNGKIYFFSGLLNDAKSQEEVIGVLAHEVAHIEKRHHMRNLVKAGGTSLAISLVVGPGLGNMEFLETFTEIGSTILVLKFSRDFETEADVTSIEYLRNQNLSPSGLLTFFKRMQELEKESMESEDNPPDANAKDDEVVTKSLTDFLSTHPATEERMKTLASLIESGKKGTIKKVVSDKTWKDVQSVCLDFKNSDSK from the coding sequence TTGTTTCAAAATCAAACATTTACATCCCGATATTTTGACGGAGTATCAGCAGTCCCTGAAGAAGGGACTGTTCTGGTTCATGGCCAAACCATCGACTTTTCTTCCGCGGAAACTGCCCACAAATTGAATGTTTCCCAATTTGCAGAATTCACTTTGACGCATAAAGGTTGTAAGTTGGTATTACGACCAGATGAATCAAAAGAAAGCCCTGTATTAGAAATTATATGCTCAAAGTCTGATGCAAAACAATTCGAATCTCTTTGGATTCAGTCGAAGAAAAATCAAAGTCATGCGCATGCGTTTTTTTATTCTATTAGAGAAATGAACCCCATTGTGCTCGGTGGTTTATCAATTGTCATTGTTGCTATTATTGGTTTTTTCTATTTCAAAGGTCTGGAACTTGTTACTAATTTAATCCCAGTTTCAATGGACAAATCACTTGGGGAATCGGTTCAAATGAAAATGGATGCCCAATTTCAAGAATGTAATACAAAAGCGACAGATAGATTCTTTTCTGAAGCTCTAAAAAAAATTGTACCAAAAGGTAGCCCTCATCAATTCAAAGTTTCAGTGATTGGCTCTACTATTCCCAATGCATTTGCCCTATCCAATGGAAAAATCTATTTTTTTTCTGGATTGTTAAACGATGCAAAATCGCAAGAAGAAGTTATCGGAGTATTGGCACATGAAGTGGCCCATATTGAAAAGAGACACCATATGAGAAATTTAGTAAAGGCAGGTGGTACTTCACTTGCGATTAGTTTGGTGGTCGGTCCTGGTTTGGGAAACATGGAATTTCTGGAAACGTTTACAGAAATTGGTTCCACAATCCTTGTTCTCAAGTTTTCTCGAGACTTTGAAACAGAGGCTGATGTTACATCCATTGAATATTTACGAAATCAAAATCTTTCTCCTTCGGGTCTTCTTACATTCTTTAAACGGATGCAAGAACTTGAAAAAGAAAGTATGGAATCTGAAGACAATCCACCGGATGCCAACGCAAAAGATGATGAGGTAGTCACAAAATCACTCACTGATTTTTTAAGTACTCATCCTGCCACAGAAGAAAGAATGAAAACTCTGGCATCTTTAATTGAATCCGGAAAAAAAGGAACCATCAAAAAAGTGGTATCAGACAAAACGTGGAAAGATGTTCAATCTGTTTGTTTGGATTTTAAAAATTCTGATTCTAAATGA
- a CDS encoding YjgN family protein, whose amino-acid sequence MNNTRLQYHATGGQLFILLLKNMFLTVVTLGIYSFWARTNVQKFMAENLEWAGERFSFHGTGKERFIGFLKALGIFIVLYLGIYIIQTILAYIPIPYFAMIVGYVLTLGVFLALVPIIVVGGRRYLTSRTGYRNLRFGFDGKILEVAKIYGKGILLTIITLGIYYPWFFAEKEAYVQSKTRYGNTNFGFSAEGKEIFFLYLKGVLLSIVTLGIYYSWFLADVQNYIWNRTSFQGKKFRSDITGGKIFINFIIAYLIILFTLGIGFAWAVVRLTKLFIESVSLEAEVDFSTISAKADTTANATAEGLEALAEALEGFLS is encoded by the coding sequence ATGAACAATACTAGACTACAATACCATGCCACGGGAGGACAACTCTTCATCCTTCTATTGAAGAATATGTTTCTTACCGTAGTAACTTTGGGGATCTATAGCTTTTGGGCAAGAACCAATGTACAAAAATTTATGGCAGAAAATTTGGAATGGGCAGGGGAACGTTTTTCCTTTCACGGAACCGGAAAAGAGCGATTCATTGGTTTTTTAAAGGCCTTAGGAATTTTCATAGTCCTTTATCTCGGCATCTATATCATTCAAACCATCCTGGCCTATATCCCTATCCCTTATTTTGCAATGATTGTCGGGTATGTTTTGACATTGGGAGTATTCCTGGCACTCGTTCCTATCATAGTAGTCGGTGGAAGAAGATACCTAACTTCTCGAACCGGATACCGCAACCTTCGTTTTGGATTTGATGGAAAAATCCTAGAAGTTGCAAAAATTTATGGAAAGGGAATCCTACTAACAATCATTACGCTTGGGATTTATTACCCTTGGTTTTTTGCAGAAAAGGAAGCTTACGTACAAAGCAAAACAAGATACGGAAATACAAATTTTGGATTTTCTGCAGAAGGGAAAGAAATCTTTTTCCTCTATTTGAAAGGAGTTCTTTTGAGTATTGTGACTCTCGGGATTTATTATTCTTGGTTTTTAGCAGATGTTCAAAATTACATTTGGAATCGAACCAGTTTCCAAGGAAAAAAATTCCGATCGGATATCACAGGTGGTAAAATTTTCATTAATTTTATCATCGCATATTTAATCATCCTATTTACCTTAGGAATTGGATTTGCTTGGGCTGTCGTACGTTTGACCAAACTTTTCATTGAGTCGGTGAGTTTGGAAGCAGAGGTTGATTTCTCTACTATCTCAGCAAAAGCAGATACAACAGCAAATGCCACTGCGGAGGGTTTGGAAGCGCTTGCCGAAGCTCTAGAAGGCTTCCTATCATAA
- a CDS encoding LIC_11321 family protein, with protein sequence MASLSEGFADSRQELPPTLGDLKGQDKSVRQPPDRKDKKGCCKIKYPAGGYDFFLATEDDCRASLYFDRFLGENNTLCFRWEGE encoded by the coding sequence TTGGCGTCATTATCCGAAGGATTTGCCGATTCGAGACAAGAATTACCTCCAACTCTAGGAGATCTGAAAGGACAGGATAAGTCGGTACGCCAACCTCCCGATCGTAAGGACAAAAAAGGATGTTGTAAAATCAAATATCCAGCAGGCGGATATGATTTCTTTCTTGCGACTGAAGACGATTGTCGGGCTAGTTTATACTTTGACAGATTTTTGGGAGAAAACAACACTCTATGCTTTCGTTGGGAAGGGGAATAG
- a CDS encoding patatin-like phospholipase family protein: protein MLSLGRGIEFVDFMGVREQVLQTLVKIFPSYDASLAIAGGGCKAFYALGVGKTLREWGVRFTEVSGVSAGAAMALCILSQTEEESVEYFEEITKRNSRNFHFSNFLRGESTFPHEDMYRRTIRFGMKFDKVLDSGAKVWIHSVKAHPKEDSLKNKFRLARLISETGRAFILDDRDRSDGIPANRTAEMIKKWNMVDVDFTEKDFVNSETIEQFIMNSSSIPPIVDFQSVDNEYYLDGGLTNNMVIETFSPNAKIIGIHYEPNTIVGKDPELLAKSYLITPSKPLPITSFDYTNPKGVRETFELGKADALAQKTAILDYLR, encoded by the coding sequence ATGCTTTCGTTGGGAAGGGGAATAGAATTTGTCGATTTTATGGGCGTTCGAGAACAAGTATTACAAACATTAGTAAAAATATTTCCTTCTTATGATGCATCCCTTGCTATTGCAGGTGGCGGCTGTAAGGCATTTTATGCTTTAGGAGTTGGGAAAACTCTTCGCGAATGGGGAGTTCGTTTCACAGAAGTTTCTGGAGTCTCTGCTGGTGCAGCTATGGCTCTTTGTATTCTCTCTCAAACAGAAGAAGAATCTGTAGAATACTTTGAAGAAATCACAAAACGCAATTCGCGTAACTTCCATTTTTCGAATTTTCTTCGGGGAGAATCTACTTTCCCTCACGAAGATATGTATCGCCGAACCATTCGGTTTGGAATGAAGTTCGATAAGGTTTTGGATTCAGGTGCCAAAGTTTGGATCCATTCGGTCAAGGCACATCCTAAGGAAGATTCGCTAAAGAATAAGTTTCGTTTGGCGAGACTCATCTCCGAAACGGGAAGAGCCTTTATTTTGGATGATCGCGATCGTTCTGATGGAATTCCTGCGAATAGAACTGCAGAGATGATTAAAAAATGGAATATGGTCGATGTTGATTTCACAGAGAAAGACTTTGTGAATTCAGAAACCATAGAACAATTCATTATGAATTCTTCCTCCATTCCTCCCATTGTGGACTTTCAATCGGTTGATAATGAATACTATTTGGATGGGGGCTTAACCAATAATATGGTTATAGAAACTTTTTCTCCAAATGCCAAAATCATTGGAATCCACTATGAACCAAATACGATTGTAGGTAAAGATCCAGAATTATTGGCAAAGTCTTATTTGATCACTCCGTCTAAACCCTTGCCAATTACTTCTTTTGATTATACGAATCCAAAAGGAGTCAGGGAAACTTTCGAATTAGGAAAAGCAGATGCTTTGGCCCAAAAAACTGCAATTCTAGATTATTTAAGATAG